One window from the genome of Cyclobacterium amurskyense encodes:
- a CDS encoding SusC/RagA family TonB-linked outer membrane protein produces the protein MKNKAFLLFLTMLWYGQIYAQNNNVTGTVTETNGEPIPGASIMISGTSQGTVSDIDGKFSLNAAPNATLIFSFIGYLSQTIEIQNRTTIDVTLYSNDIGLEEVVVTALGIKREAKTLGFSTTTVDGELISDNRTPNFADALQGKVAGVNISSMSTGPGGTSKIRIRGQSSFSGQNNPLVVINGVPMDNSNYSLGGNFGDRQLNNSDGGDGLLSINPDDIETLTVLKGATAGALYGSRAKDGVIMITTKSKNSSKGLGVEINSNFTTDTPLDFTDFQYEYGQGEGGVRPTTAYPTSGVWSFGEKFEQGMTQILFDNEEWPYEPVYDRIKQFYNTGTNWTNTVTVSNSGDNGGFSLSFANTDNKSIVPNSKLNRKTINLGFSQNITPKLTASGNANYSHEANQNPPQVNAQDFSSATVIMTLANSMPFEALRNNITYPNGDEIVMARFLVRNNPYYSTSKRFDNVKRDRLIGNVSLNYQFTPWLYAMGRLSMDFYVRDNDYNTPNGYAPIPPAPAGFVNGSFTQDTRRFRETNHDFLIGANRTFGDFNIDLTFGGNQRYVRMDYNSVAVKDFVIPNLYTVMNGRVKDPLYSLSEKKINSLYGLGEFSYKEWLFLNLTARNDWFSTLAPANRSIMYPSAATSFVFSQAFQNLPEWLYFGKLRVAYAEVGDDNVSPYSNALFYAVDNNLFPNPDGLPSPLGRVNASTVPNTNLKPLRVQETEIGMELRLFDEKINFDFAYYHKITNDQILATQISDASSFTNQLVNIGRSMNKGLEVLVSGSPVRTKDFRWDASVNATYNTSEVLQLGVSEADTMITVSSGGGRILRQVVGQPIGQLYTFTYLRDDQGRMVFDENSGRPLRNDEPQNMGSVLPKYFGGISNTFTYKGLSLYALIDFKLGHKMIAGRNQNFLRHGLHKNTLDGRDQGYVVGDGVNPNGEINTTQSLIQPFYETTNVLGINEDWVSNAGFWKLRQVSLSYDFTKLLPDKLFIKQLRLSGVANNVLILKKWTQNMDPENVSVTSDNANGMDFWPALPPTRSLGFNLNAKF, from the coding sequence ATGAAAAACAAAGCATTTTTGCTTTTTCTGACCATGCTATGGTATGGCCAGATTTACGCACAGAACAACAATGTTACGGGAACCGTAACGGAAACCAATGGAGAACCCATTCCAGGTGCCAGTATCATGATAAGCGGAACCTCACAGGGCACTGTCTCAGACATTGATGGGAAGTTTTCCTTAAACGCAGCACCTAATGCCACTTTAATTTTTTCCTTTATTGGATACTTATCACAAACCATCGAAATCCAAAACCGAACAACCATTGACGTAACACTCTACTCCAATGACATTGGGCTGGAAGAGGTAGTGGTTACCGCCCTGGGAATCAAAAGAGAAGCCAAGACCTTGGGCTTTTCCACCACAACAGTAGATGGAGAACTCATTTCAGACAACCGAACTCCCAATTTTGCAGATGCACTTCAAGGCAAAGTAGCAGGGGTAAACATTTCCTCCATGTCCACCGGCCCCGGAGGCACAAGCAAAATTCGGATAAGGGGACAATCTTCCTTTAGCGGGCAAAACAATCCACTGGTAGTCATCAACGGTGTCCCCATGGACAACTCCAACTATTCCCTTGGAGGTAATTTTGGTGATCGCCAATTGAACAACTCCGACGGTGGAGATGGACTACTAAGCATTAATCCTGATGATATTGAAACCTTGACAGTATTAAAAGGAGCAACCGCCGGCGCATTGTACGGCTCTCGAGCCAAAGATGGAGTGATCATGATCACCACCAAAAGCAAAAACTCCAGCAAAGGCTTAGGGGTAGAGATCAACTCCAACTTTACAACTGACACACCACTTGACTTCACAGATTTCCAATATGAGTATGGGCAAGGAGAAGGAGGCGTTAGACCCACTACCGCCTACCCCACTTCTGGAGTTTGGAGTTTTGGTGAAAAATTTGAGCAGGGAATGACACAAATTCTTTTCGACAATGAAGAATGGCCCTACGAACCTGTATACGACCGAATCAAACAATTTTACAACACAGGAACCAACTGGACCAACACAGTTACCGTCTCCAATAGTGGAGACAATGGCGGCTTCAGCCTTTCCTTTGCCAATACAGACAACAAAAGCATTGTCCCTAACTCAAAGTTAAATCGGAAAACCATCAATCTGGGCTTTTCCCAAAACATCACACCTAAGCTTACGGCTTCCGGAAATGCCAATTATTCCCATGAAGCAAACCAGAATCCGCCACAGGTCAATGCCCAGGATTTTTCCTCGGCAACCGTGATCATGACATTGGCCAACTCCATGCCTTTTGAAGCATTGAGAAACAATATCACTTATCCAAACGGAGATGAAATAGTAATGGCAAGATTTCTCGTTAGAAACAACCCTTACTACTCCACCTCTAAGCGATTTGACAATGTGAAACGAGACCGCCTTATTGGTAATGTATCCCTTAATTACCAATTTACCCCTTGGCTATATGCTATGGGCCGCCTCTCCATGGATTTTTATGTCAGAGACAATGACTACAACACTCCCAATGGCTACGCCCCAATACCACCAGCACCTGCAGGCTTTGTCAATGGCAGTTTCACCCAAGACACCAGAAGATTCAGGGAAACCAACCATGATTTTTTAATTGGAGCCAACCGAACTTTTGGGGATTTCAACATCGACCTGACCTTCGGTGGAAACCAGCGCTATGTTAGAATGGACTACAACAGTGTAGCGGTAAAAGATTTTGTAATCCCTAATCTGTACACAGTAATGAATGGTAGGGTAAAAGACCCTCTGTACAGCCTTTCTGAAAAAAAGATCAACTCCCTTTATGGACTGGGAGAATTCTCTTATAAAGAATGGCTTTTCCTAAACTTAACGGCAAGAAACGATTGGTTCTCGACTTTAGCACCAGCCAACAGAAGCATTATGTACCCTTCTGCCGCAACGAGTTTTGTGTTTTCACAAGCTTTCCAAAACCTACCCGAATGGCTGTATTTCGGTAAATTACGAGTCGCCTATGCGGAAGTGGGCGATGACAATGTCTCCCCTTATTCCAATGCCCTATTTTATGCGGTAGACAATAACCTTTTCCCAAACCCCGACGGGCTACCTTCTCCACTTGGAAGAGTCAATGCCAGCACTGTACCCAATACTAACCTAAAACCTTTGAGAGTTCAGGAAACTGAAATTGGCATGGAACTAAGGTTATTTGACGAGAAAATCAATTTTGATTTTGCATACTACCACAAGATAACCAACGATCAGATCCTTGCTACCCAGATTTCCGATGCTTCCAGTTTCACCAATCAATTGGTAAATATTGGCAGAAGCATGAACAAAGGACTGGAAGTTCTGGTATCGGGCTCACCTGTCCGCACCAAGGATTTCCGCTGGGACGCAAGTGTTAATGCCACTTACAATACCTCAGAAGTTTTACAACTAGGTGTATCTGAAGCCGACACCATGATCACCGTAAGCTCTGGAGGAGGAAGAATTCTTCGCCAGGTAGTTGGCCAACCAATTGGTCAGCTCTACACCTTTACCTACCTGAGAGATGATCAGGGTAGAATGGTTTTTGATGAAAACAGTGGGCGACCATTGCGAAATGACGAACCTCAAAACATGGGCTCCGTTTTGCCTAAATACTTTGGAGGGATTTCTAACACTTTCACGTATAAAGGATTGAGTTTATACGCCTTGATTGACTTCAAACTGGGACACAAGATGATCGCAGGTAGAAACCAAAACTTCCTACGACATGGATTACATAAAAACACCCTTGATGGCAGAGATCAGGGTTATGTGGTGGGTGATGGTGTCAACCCTAACGGAGAAATCAATACCACTCAATCTTTGATTCAGCCTTTTTACGAAACAACCAACGTGTTAGGTATTAATGAAGATTGGGTGAGCAATGCCGGTTTCTGGAAGCTTCGTCAAGTTTCACTGAGTTACGACTTCACAAAACTTCTGCCGGACAAACTCTTCATCAAGCAATTGCGCCTAAGTGGTGTAGCCAACAATGTGCTGATCCTGAAAAAATGGACCCAAAACATGGATCCTGAAAACGTTTCTGTAACCTCTGACAATGCCAATGGCATGGATTTCTGGCCTGCCTTACCCCCTACCAGAAGTCTGGGATTTAACCTAAACGCAAAATTTTAA
- a CDS encoding SusD/RagB family nutrient-binding outer membrane lipoprotein, giving the protein MKKLTKYLLSLVMAVGFFSCDEKFDEINTNLVDPTTLNPLFLLNQGILDMRYRDGVSSLQDLSYNFGIVQQIITPFGSSLAGANYNQLNLSNSQHIWINTYRNVLKNTVDAVEKSKVDPENTNLYHSARIWKVYAYMVLTDTYGDIPYFEGAKGFIEQIVTPKYDSQETIYMDLLKELEEATAGLDPSKPSSTSEILYGGDPLKWKKFGYSLMLRAAMRLTKVAPSTAETYVSKAVAGGLISSNEENAVLRNTSIFNNYLGVHLGAREKANYYLTEPFVNHLKDNEDPRLVSIAIRHVGATNGPSQTISRITRDPDLQIGMPMGHDDVSINSVSAETGVVSLWDYTQANIYTVLKVDSPQFFLTYSQNQLLLAEAAVRGWVQGDASTYYEEGIRANMEQMALYDVEATVSEQDAETYIANHPLVGETALEQINTEYWISAFLDGSELFANFRRSGYPTLEPNPYAGSEITGDFIRSMPYPDSETVVNRSNLQEAISRQGPNNLDRRVWWDQP; this is encoded by the coding sequence ATGAAAAAGCTAACAAAATACCTTTTGAGCCTGGTTATGGCAGTGGGATTCTTCAGTTGTGATGAGAAATTTGATGAAATCAATACCAACCTGGTTGACCCAACTACTTTAAACCCGCTATTCTTACTGAATCAGGGAATTCTTGACATGCGCTATAGAGATGGGGTGAGCTCCTTGCAAGACCTCTCCTATAACTTTGGAATTGTACAACAAATTATCACCCCTTTTGGCAGCTCCCTAGCCGGAGCCAATTACAACCAATTGAACCTGTCCAATTCACAACATATATGGATTAACACTTACCGCAATGTCCTAAAGAACACGGTAGATGCGGTAGAAAAAAGCAAGGTAGACCCAGAAAACACCAACCTGTATCATTCAGCGAGGATTTGGAAAGTCTATGCTTATATGGTATTGACAGATACCTATGGGGACATCCCTTATTTTGAAGGAGCCAAAGGTTTCATAGAGCAAATAGTCACGCCAAAATATGACAGTCAGGAAACCATTTATATGGACCTATTGAAAGAACTGGAAGAAGCCACAGCAGGCCTAGACCCTTCCAAACCATCTTCCACAAGTGAAATCTTATATGGTGGGGATCCTTTAAAATGGAAAAAATTCGGCTACTCTTTAATGTTGCGTGCCGCCATGCGACTAACCAAAGTCGCCCCCTCCACTGCTGAAACCTATGTTTCTAAGGCCGTGGCTGGAGGTTTGATTTCTTCCAATGAGGAAAATGCCGTACTTCGCAACACTTCCATCTTTAACAATTACCTAGGCGTTCATTTGGGAGCAAGGGAAAAGGCCAATTACTACCTAACTGAACCATTTGTCAATCACCTTAAAGACAATGAGGACCCTAGACTGGTATCCATTGCCATCAGACATGTGGGAGCTACCAATGGCCCAAGTCAAACAATAAGCCGAATAACCCGAGACCCGGACCTACAAATAGGCATGCCCATGGGCCACGATGATGTTTCCATCAACAGTGTTTCAGCTGAAACGGGCGTGGTAAGCCTTTGGGACTATACGCAAGCAAATATTTACACAGTTTTAAAAGTGGACTCTCCCCAGTTTTTCCTCACCTATTCCCAAAACCAACTGCTCTTGGCTGAGGCAGCTGTAAGAGGATGGGTACAAGGCGATGCCTCCACTTATTACGAAGAGGGAATAAGGGCAAATATGGAGCAAATGGCACTGTATGATGTGGAAGCCACTGTTTCGGAGCAGGATGCCGAAACGTATATCGCCAACCACCCCCTAGTAGGTGAAACGGCTTTGGAACAGATCAATACTGAATATTGGATTTCGGCCTTCCTAGACGGATCAGAGTTATTTGCCAATTTCAGAAGAAGCGGATACCCAACATTGGAGCCCAACCCTTATGCAGGATCTGAAATCACTGGAGATTTTATCAGGAGTATGCCTTATCCTGACTCTGAAACAGTAGTCAACCGCTCCAATTTACAGGAAGCTATAAGCAGACAAGGCCCCAACAATCTGGATCGAAGAGTTTGGTGGGATCAACCTTAA
- the dgoD gene encoding galactonate dehydratase yields the protein MKKTEKKVIKKPATRPVTRRNAIQSVLGLAGTSLLLPISSYADKPSPTNFKAGEVRITKLETFLVKPRWIFLKIHTDAGVVGLGEPLLEGRALTIQTAIKELEPYLIGKDPRHVVHHWQAIYRHAFYRGGPILTSALSGIDHALWDIKGKLLGVPVYELFGGPTRDRVRIYGRASNAEDMKKRKQEGYTVIKTGVAKKQPARIVENPAFIQYASDNFASLREAGGPEMDIGIDFHGSISPQTAKVLIKELEQYQPMFIEEPCQAQNVDVMAEIARGTHLPIATGERIFTKWGFREILEKGAASIVQPDLCHAGGLTEGRLIAGMAEAYYAAIAPHNPMGPISLACGLHLAASVPNFLVQEQVSLGEGYLKTPFKLESDGTVLIPKGPGLGIELDEDALQDKIGHDWTNPQSYDPRDGSVVDW from the coding sequence ATGAAAAAAACAGAAAAAAAAGTCATAAAAAAACCAGCCACCAGACCTGTGACTAGGAGAAATGCCATCCAGTCAGTTCTAGGACTAGCAGGAACGAGCTTACTCCTTCCAATTTCTTCTTATGCTGACAAACCTAGCCCAACCAACTTCAAGGCAGGCGAAGTAAGAATCACCAAACTAGAAACGTTTTTAGTAAAACCACGCTGGATTTTTCTAAAAATCCATACAGATGCTGGTGTAGTAGGACTGGGCGAACCCTTACTGGAAGGCCGAGCACTAACCATACAAACTGCCATTAAAGAATTAGAACCATACCTAATCGGCAAGGATCCTAGACATGTGGTACATCACTGGCAAGCGATTTACCGCCATGCTTTTTATAGAGGAGGTCCTATCCTGACTTCAGCCCTAAGCGGCATTGATCATGCACTTTGGGACATTAAAGGAAAGCTGCTCGGTGTGCCCGTCTATGAGCTTTTCGGAGGACCTACCCGAGACCGGGTAAGAATATACGGCCGAGCCTCTAATGCCGAAGACATGAAAAAAAGAAAGCAGGAAGGTTATACCGTAATCAAAACAGGTGTAGCTAAAAAACAGCCTGCCAGAATAGTGGAGAACCCAGCTTTCATCCAATATGCCTCGGACAATTTCGCCTCCCTTCGAGAAGCCGGTGGACCGGAGATGGATATTGGAATAGATTTCCACGGATCTATCTCCCCACAAACCGCCAAGGTACTCATCAAAGAATTGGAACAGTACCAACCCATGTTTATAGAGGAACCTTGTCAAGCACAAAATGTGGATGTGATGGCAGAAATAGCCAGAGGAACACATTTACCTATTGCCACTGGAGAAAGAATTTTTACAAAATGGGGATTCAGAGAGATTTTAGAAAAAGGTGCTGCCAGCATAGTTCAGCCTGACCTTTGTCATGCTGGTGGATTGACAGAGGGAAGATTGATTGCCGGGATGGCAGAAGCCTATTATGCAGCCATCGCTCCACACAACCCTATGGGCCCTATCTCCTTGGCTTGTGGCCTGCATTTAGCGGCTAGCGTACCCAACTTCCTGGTACAAGAACAAGTTTCATTGGGAGAAGGCTATCTAAAAACACCATTTAAGCTGGAATCAGACGGCACGGTACTTATTCCAAAAGGACCGGGATTAGGTATTGAGTTGGACGAGGATGCCTTACAAGACAAGATAGGCCACGACTGGACCAATCCTCAATCCTATGACCCAAGGGATGGATCAGTGGTGGACTGGTAG
- a CDS encoding enolase C-terminal domain-like protein: MKVKENNTRRNLIKGLGLGTMAGMLGMYPKAMAAPEKEKPAYLNGLPPLTITNVKAIGLAPSGSNLIVIKVETSEPGLYGLGCATFTQRAFAVITAIEKYLKDFCVGKDVDNIEDMWQSLFVSSYWRNGPVLNNAISGIDQALWDIKGKRANMPTYQLLGGKCRFAIPCYTHASGNTPEEAANQVSSYMEEGYRYVRIQQGGYGGAGISGEPDFKKQGFARNTDQYMDQGKYRKDVPKLFETVRRQCGEEVELLHDIHERLDPIDAINVIKSVEPYNPFFIEDPFSPEQMEWFKQLRNATTVPLAMGELFNNINEFKEPMTNRLFDYIRIHISQIGGITPAMKVARLGEFYGIKTAWHGPGDVSPVGHAANAHIDLAIWNFGIQEAARISDLSREIFPGSPTMKDGYMWVNEVPGLGVDINEKLAAKYPMHTNSRWTVRKFDGTIIRP, translated from the coding sequence ATGAAAGTAAAGGAAAACAACACAAGAAGAAATTTAATCAAAGGACTGGGGCTAGGTACCATGGCAGGAATGCTAGGAATGTACCCAAAAGCAATGGCAGCACCTGAAAAAGAAAAACCAGCCTACCTCAACGGGCTCCCCCCTTTGACTATCACCAATGTAAAAGCCATAGGCCTAGCTCCAAGTGGATCAAACCTAATCGTAATAAAAGTAGAAACCTCCGAACCAGGTCTTTACGGACTAGGTTGCGCCACCTTTACCCAAAGGGCCTTTGCAGTAATAACCGCCATAGAAAAATACCTTAAGGATTTTTGCGTAGGCAAAGATGTTGACAATATCGAAGACATGTGGCAGTCGCTTTTTGTAAGTTCCTATTGGCGAAATGGACCAGTACTCAACAATGCCATCAGTGGGATTGACCAGGCCTTATGGGACATTAAAGGCAAACGCGCCAACATGCCTACCTATCAATTGCTAGGAGGAAAATGTAGGTTTGCCATTCCATGCTATACCCACGCAAGCGGCAACACCCCAGAGGAAGCGGCCAATCAGGTTTCCTCCTATATGGAGGAGGGTTACCGTTATGTAAGGATTCAGCAAGGAGGTTATGGCGGGGCAGGGATTTCCGGCGAACCAGACTTTAAAAAACAAGGTTTTGCCCGCAACACAGACCAGTACATGGATCAGGGCAAATACAGAAAGGATGTGCCCAAATTATTTGAAACCGTAAGGAGGCAATGTGGAGAGGAAGTCGAACTACTGCATGACATTCATGAAAGACTAGACCCCATAGACGCCATTAACGTCATCAAAAGTGTGGAGCCATACAATCCATTCTTTATTGAAGACCCTTTCTCTCCCGAACAGATGGAATGGTTCAAACAATTAAGAAATGCCACTACCGTCCCTTTGGCTATGGGTGAGTTGTTCAATAATATCAATGAATTCAAAGAGCCTATGACCAATCGATTGTTTGATTATATCCGAATTCATATTTCCCAGATTGGCGGAATTACTCCAGCCATGAAAGTGGCTCGACTGGGTGAATTTTATGGTATAAAAACTGCCTGGCATGGCCCAGGAGATGTGTCTCCGGTAGGTCATGCGGCCAATGCACACATAGACCTTGCCATCTGGAATTTCGGCATTCAGGAAGCTGCCAGAATATCGGATTTATCCAGAGAGATTTTCCCAGGATCACCTACGATGAAGGATGGCTATATGTGGGTAAATGAAGTTCCAGGTTTGGGTGTTGACATCAACGAAAAGCTGGCCGCCAAATACCCCATGCACACCAATTCTCGCTGGACTGTAAGGAAGTTTGATGGGACGATTATTCGGCCTTAA
- a CDS encoding sulfatase family protein, giving the protein MTVNKIKAILGAICLLLSTSITYAFQEAIERPNILFILTDDQAPWAFASSGDPNAYTPNLDKLAAKGVSFRNAFTTTPVCSPSRTSIMTGRYASEYNILDFIVSPNHSKLTFDPNVNAGLDPKSITFAEMLQKNGYHTGLVGKWHLGDWSTEDGKQYHPKNHGFDYFSGLLGGGTSPENPELEIDGEVKIVKGLTTDILANEAISFIKSTGNSPFLLCFNTRAPHSQWLPVADEDWAPFQNMDPILPNPGYPDLNIAKAKRKMREYLASTAGMDRNVGRVLAALEEKGLMDNTIVVFMSDHGYNMGHNGIEHKGNGKWITKNIPAATSNINTGYRPNLFDNSIKIPAIVYWKGVTQAGRKIDQTISVLDIYPTLLEMAGVGLPSETEHKLRGRSLVPLIKGEEVADWDNDFYSEYSMVNYATSFLRSYRTPEWKLVRDFMDPKRDELYHIALDPEENINLINDSSEEVRQVIEVLHQKILTKMKEINDPLLSEIEVDKAYFR; this is encoded by the coding sequence ATGACCGTAAATAAAATTAAAGCCATACTTGGGGCAATATGTTTATTGCTTTCTACATCCATTACCTACGCTTTTCAAGAAGCGATTGAAAGGCCCAATATTTTGTTTATTTTAACTGATGATCAGGCGCCATGGGCTTTTGCTTCCTCGGGGGATCCCAATGCTTATACACCGAACTTGGATAAACTAGCAGCAAAAGGAGTGTCTTTTCGCAATGCTTTTACCACCACTCCGGTATGTAGTCCTTCACGGACCAGTATAATGACAGGGCGTTATGCCAGTGAATACAATATTTTGGATTTTATAGTAAGTCCTAACCATAGTAAATTGACATTTGATCCTAATGTGAATGCCGGACTTGATCCTAAGAGTATCACATTTGCTGAGATGCTTCAAAAAAATGGCTACCATACAGGTTTGGTAGGGAAGTGGCACTTAGGAGACTGGTCAACTGAAGATGGGAAGCAATACCATCCCAAAAACCATGGCTTTGATTATTTCTCAGGTCTTTTGGGAGGTGGGACAAGTCCTGAAAATCCTGAATTGGAAATAGATGGGGAAGTAAAAATTGTAAAAGGTTTGACCACAGATATTTTGGCAAACGAAGCTATCTCTTTTATTAAATCCACAGGTAATTCCCCATTTCTTTTGTGTTTCAATACCCGTGCCCCACATTCTCAATGGTTGCCTGTAGCGGATGAAGATTGGGCACCTTTTCAAAATATGGATCCCATCTTACCGAATCCGGGCTATCCAGACCTTAACATTGCAAAAGCCAAAAGAAAAATGAGAGAATACCTTGCCAGTACTGCCGGAATGGATAGGAATGTGGGTAGAGTCCTTGCAGCACTTGAAGAAAAAGGCCTTATGGACAATACCATAGTTGTTTTCATGTCTGACCATGGTTACAATATGGGGCACAATGGCATAGAACATAAAGGGAATGGAAAATGGATTACAAAAAACATCCCCGCTGCTACTTCCAATATTAATACCGGCTATCGACCCAATTTATTTGATAACTCTATAAAAATACCTGCCATTGTGTACTGGAAAGGAGTGACTCAGGCGGGAAGAAAGATAGATCAAACTATCTCGGTGCTTGATATTTACCCTACGCTTCTTGAAATGGCTGGAGTTGGGCTTCCTTCTGAGACTGAACATAAACTCAGAGGTCGGAGCTTGGTTCCTTTAATTAAAGGAGAAGAAGTCGCTGATTGGGACAATGATTTTTATTCTGAATACAGTATGGTCAATTATGCGACTTCCTTTTTAAGAAGCTACAGGACTCCAGAATGGAAATTGGTAAGGGACTTTATGGACCCAAAAAGAGATGAATTGTATCATATCGCCCTCGATCCCGAAGAAAACATTAACTTGATCAACGACTCTAGCGAAGAGGTTCGGCAAGTAATTGAAGTTCTCCACCAAAAAATATTAACTAAAATGAAAGAAATTAACGATCCGTTATTGAGCGAAATTGAGGTGGATAAAGCGTATTTCAGGTAA
- the truA gene encoding tRNA pseudouridine(38-40) synthase TruA — MQTKPFKYVFRLQYLGIRYHGWQVQKGLKTIQGTLEKTFRFVLKHEDFNILGSSRTDTGVSCLYGAFELLLSHEINPEEYIATLNESLPSDIKILSAAQSTYAFNIIQDVASKSYGYYFAYGEKPHPMYAGSVAYAGLKIDLNIMQEGAALFEGRHDFRRFCTQGKNTDDFVRNIIHSKIETPPENHFFLPEKNVKVFRIIGEGFLMHQVRRMTATLFQLGKGDITLADLKYALQSQEKTPFCGKAPANGLILEKVVFKDNLF; from the coding sequence ATGCAGACAAAGCCTTTTAAATATGTCTTTCGCTTACAATACCTGGGAATCCGCTACCATGGATGGCAAGTTCAGAAAGGTCTTAAAACCATTCAGGGTACACTCGAAAAAACTTTCAGATTTGTACTTAAGCACGAAGATTTCAATATACTGGGTTCAAGCCGGACTGACACAGGTGTTTCTTGTCTTTATGGAGCCTTTGAATTATTATTAAGCCATGAGATCAATCCCGAGGAATACATTGCCACTTTAAATGAATCCCTCCCTTCTGACATAAAAATCTTGAGTGCTGCTCAATCCACGTATGCTTTCAACATCATTCAGGATGTTGCCAGTAAAAGTTATGGCTATTATTTCGCCTATGGTGAAAAACCACACCCCATGTATGCAGGGTCGGTTGCCTATGCTGGCTTAAAGATAGATTTAAACATCATGCAGGAAGGGGCGGCCTTATTTGAAGGAAGACATGATTTTAGAAGATTTTGCACCCAAGGCAAAAACACCGATGATTTCGTAAGGAATATAATCCACTCCAAAATCGAAACGCCTCCTGAAAACCATTTTTTCCTACCTGAAAAAAACGTAAAGGTATTCAGGATTATTGGGGAAGGCTTTCTCATGCATCAAGTAAGAAGGATGACGGCAACACTTTTCCAACTAGGTAAAGGTGATATAACTTTAGCTGATTTAAAATATGCACTTCAAAGCCAGGAGAAAACTCCGTTTTGCGGAAAAGCACCAGCAAATGGCTTAATTCTTGAAAAAGTTGTTTTCAAAGACAATTTATTTTGA
- a CDS encoding DUF4494 domain-containing protein yields MRTWFLCKVKYAKENEEGLLKNVSEQYLVDAVSFTEAEARIYDMLGSVIRGDFQVTSISKSNIVDVFFFDDVDVWHKCKITYIVADADSGKEKKVTQYMLVTAHNLKEAYDRIYESLNNMLVSFNVPDISESPIVEIFPYEKDDEELNPAIPDNLKPLSEVENESENVEETQS; encoded by the coding sequence ATGAGAACATGGTTTTTGTGTAAGGTAAAGTATGCCAAGGAAAATGAGGAGGGACTTCTCAAAAATGTCTCAGAACAATACCTAGTAGATGCAGTATCCTTTACAGAGGCTGAAGCCAGGATATATGACATGCTAGGAAGTGTCATCAGAGGAGATTTTCAAGTTACCAGTATTAGTAAAAGCAATATCGTAGATGTCTTTTTCTTCGATGATGTGGATGTCTGGCATAAATGTAAAATCACCTATATTGTAGCCGATGCAGACAGTGGTAAAGAGAAAAAGGTTACCCAATACATGTTGGTAACAGCCCACAACCTCAAGGAAGCCTACGACCGTATCTATGAAAGTCTGAACAATATGCTTGTAAGCTTTAATGTTCCTGATATTTCAGAAAGCCCAATCGTAGAAATTTTCCCTTACGAAAAGGATGATGAGGAATTAAATCCCGCTATTCCCGATAATTTAAAACCTTTATCAGAGGTAGAGAATGAAAGTGAAAATGTAGAAGAAACCCAATCCTAA